One part of the Heptranchias perlo isolate sHepPer1 chromosome 10, sHepPer1.hap1, whole genome shotgun sequence genome encodes these proteins:
- the nubpl gene encoding iron-sulfur protein NUBPL isoform X3, whose product MMNLRGNPELTDSNLMRPLVNFGIVCMSMGFLVEEAAPIVWRGLMVMSAIERLLRQVDWGQLDYLVIDMPPGTGDVQLSISQNIPISGAVIVSTPQDIALLDAERAAEMFRKVNVPVLGIVQNMSVFQCPKCKHETHIFGADGAKELATKLGLDVLGDIPLHINIREMSDKGQPIVVSHPDSPEANAYLRVTAEVVKRLPTPLG is encoded by the exons GCAACTTGATGAGACCCTTGGTAAATTTTGGGATTGTCTG CATGTCGATGGGTTTTTTGGTCGAAGAAGCAGCACCAATTGTTTGGAGAGGTCTCATGGTGATGTCAGCAATAGAAAGGCTATTGAGACAG GTTGACTGGGGTCAACTGGATTACCTTGTGATAGACATGCCTCCTGGCACAGGTGACGTGCAGCTTTCTATCTCTCAAAACATCCCTATTTCAG GGGCAGTTATTGTTTCTactccccaggacattgctttgTTGGATGCAGAGAGAGCAGCAGAAATGTTTCGAAAAGTTAATGTTCCT GTTCTCGGTATTGTTCAAAACATGAGCGTCTTCCAGTGTCCAAAGTGCAAACACGAGACTCACATCTTTGGGGCTGATGGAGCAAAAGAGCTGGCAACAAAACTTGGACTAGATGTTCTAG GTGATATCCCATTGCATATAAATATAAGGGAAATGTCAGATAAAGGTCAACCAATTGTTGTATCTCATCCAGACAGTCCAGAG GCCAACGCCTACCTGAGAGTTACTGCtgaggtggtgaagagactgcCAACACCTCTTGGGTGA
- the nubpl gene encoding iron-sulfur protein NUBPL isoform X4, with amino-acid sequence MRPLVNFGIVCMSMGFLVEEAAPIVWRGLMVMSAIERLLRQVDWGQLDYLVIDMPPGTGDVQLSISQNIPISGAVIVSTPQDIALLDAERAAEMFRKVNVPVLGIVQNMSVFQCPKCKHETHIFGADGAKELATKLGLDVLGDIPLHINIREMSDKGQPIVVSHPDSPEANAYLRVTAEVVKRLPTPLG; translated from the exons ATGAGACCCTTGGTAAATTTTGGGATTGTCTG CATGTCGATGGGTTTTTTGGTCGAAGAAGCAGCACCAATTGTTTGGAGAGGTCTCATGGTGATGTCAGCAATAGAAAGGCTATTGAGACAG GTTGACTGGGGTCAACTGGATTACCTTGTGATAGACATGCCTCCTGGCACAGGTGACGTGCAGCTTTCTATCTCTCAAAACATCCCTATTTCAG GGGCAGTTATTGTTTCTactccccaggacattgctttgTTGGATGCAGAGAGAGCAGCAGAAATGTTTCGAAAAGTTAATGTTCCT GTTCTCGGTATTGTTCAAAACATGAGCGTCTTCCAGTGTCCAAAGTGCAAACACGAGACTCACATCTTTGGGGCTGATGGAGCAAAAGAGCTGGCAACAAAACTTGGACTAGATGTTCTAG GTGATATCCCATTGCATATAAATATAAGGGAAATGTCAGATAAAGGTCAACCAATTGTTGTATCTCATCCAGACAGTCCAGAG GCCAACGCCTACCTGAGAGTTACTGCtgaggtggtgaagagactgcCAACACCTCTTGGGTGA